In the Roseimicrobium gellanilyticum genome, one interval contains:
- a CDS encoding DUF1549 domain-containing protein: MKRPTLLTPLVVLLGSLTLQAAKPDAKQAAREIDAILEKDWKANKLQGNAPASDEVFLRRIYLDVVGRIPTHREAEEFLSSQDANKRSKLIDRLLASEGYVQHMYNYLADILRAQSNGQAGGITGAAYTNYIKDSLRTNKPWNKLVQEMVSAEGDAWDSGAIGYYMRDRGMPLDNLANTVRVFLGTRIECAQCHNHPFDKWSQMQFYQMAAFTYGVETNDYYGPTQLAARDMMNKEIQAERDKFKPEPPKKNMTPEEKKAYRDKMEEMGKQARLASDAKRKEMRPVEEVLGDVRNSLRYTSVGFNPKRELRLPHDYQYSDAKPKSVVSAATMMGHELKAAPGEKSLDAFAKWMTSPDNPRFTTVIANRLWKKVFGLGLIEPVDELMDGTAPMNPELMKHLEKLMVSNEYDLKSYLRVLLNTSSYQRAVTKEEIPAGVTYHFTGPVLRRMSAEQMWDSFVALINPTPDMPNLPIREAAERRVLAAKKLGDALNELTPEEMLKGAQIAAQKYRAQNDQVKDLQKKIADARANDDKATAKELSRKVSELQREARQEVNNQVYLPAVKKLAASVGGAKTSDKPGDPVVASADSSMMMSGGMMADAGMNADRIKIPGYDKPEKSDEQVKAERQKQLDDLMQEAAYYGIPEKERKGYASYRAGQMRNWLRAAEIESPAPRGHYLREFGQSDRETIENANYDASVPQALAMMNSQLLPGIMERYSQLMLVVNKAPYPDDKVEAVYMTLLTRKPTPRELELWNKAQSSDAGLDISDLIYALINTQQFIFIQ; this comes from the coding sequence ATGAAAAGGCCCACATTGCTCACCCCCCTTGTGGTCTTGCTCGGTTCGTTGACCCTGCAGGCCGCCAAGCCCGATGCCAAACAGGCAGCCCGGGAGATCGATGCCATTTTGGAAAAGGACTGGAAGGCGAACAAGCTCCAGGGAAACGCCCCTGCCAGCGATGAAGTCTTCCTCCGCCGCATCTATCTGGATGTCGTCGGCCGCATTCCCACGCATCGCGAGGCGGAGGAGTTCCTGAGTTCCCAGGACGCGAACAAGCGCAGCAAGCTCATCGACCGCCTGCTGGCGAGCGAGGGTTATGTGCAGCACATGTACAACTACCTTGCCGACATCCTGCGTGCGCAGTCGAACGGCCAGGCGGGTGGCATTACCGGGGCCGCGTATACCAATTACATCAAGGACAGCCTGCGGACCAACAAGCCGTGGAACAAGCTTGTGCAGGAGATGGTCTCCGCAGAAGGTGATGCTTGGGACAGTGGTGCGATCGGCTACTACATGCGTGACCGTGGCATGCCGCTGGACAATCTTGCGAACACCGTGCGTGTGTTCCTGGGCACCCGCATCGAGTGCGCCCAGTGTCACAACCATCCTTTCGACAAGTGGTCGCAGATGCAGTTCTACCAGATGGCGGCCTTCACCTACGGGGTGGAGACGAATGACTACTACGGCCCCACGCAGCTCGCCGCGCGTGACATGATGAACAAGGAGATCCAGGCAGAGCGGGACAAGTTCAAGCCGGAGCCTCCGAAGAAGAACATGACACCGGAGGAGAAGAAGGCCTACCGTGACAAGATGGAGGAGATGGGCAAGCAGGCCCGTCTTGCCAGCGATGCCAAGCGCAAGGAAATGCGCCCGGTGGAGGAAGTGCTGGGGGATGTGCGCAACAGCCTGCGCTACACCTCGGTGGGCTTCAATCCGAAACGTGAACTGCGCCTGCCGCACGACTACCAGTATTCGGATGCGAAGCCGAAGTCCGTGGTCTCCGCGGCCACGATGATGGGCCATGAGCTGAAAGCCGCCCCTGGAGAGAAGTCGCTGGATGCCTTTGCCAAGTGGATGACTTCACCGGACAATCCCCGCTTCACCACCGTGATTGCGAACCGTCTTTGGAAGAAGGTGTTCGGTCTTGGCCTGATCGAACCGGTGGACGAGCTGATGGATGGCACCGCCCCCATGAATCCGGAGCTCATGAAGCATCTGGAAAAGCTCATGGTGAGCAATGAGTATGACCTCAAGTCGTACCTCCGTGTGCTCCTGAATACCAGCAGCTACCAGCGCGCCGTGACGAAGGAGGAAATACCCGCCGGTGTGACCTATCATTTCACCGGCCCCGTCCTGCGCCGCATGAGCGCCGAGCAGATGTGGGATTCCTTCGTGGCCCTCATCAATCCCACGCCAGACATGCCGAATCTTCCCATTCGCGAAGCGGCTGAGCGCCGTGTGCTCGCTGCGAAGAAACTGGGCGATGCGCTGAATGAGCTCACCCCCGAGGAGATGTTGAAGGGTGCCCAGATCGCTGCGCAGAAATACCGGGCGCAAAATGATCAGGTGAAGGATCTGCAGAAGAAGATCGCGGATGCCCGTGCGAATGACGACAAGGCCACCGCCAAGGAGCTGAGCCGCAAGGTCAGTGAACTCCAGCGTGAAGCTCGCCAGGAAGTGAACAACCAGGTGTACCTTCCCGCGGTGAAAAAGCTCGCTGCAAGTGTGGGCGGCGCCAAGACTTCCGACAAGCCAGGCGATCCCGTCGTGGCCTCCGCAGACAGCTCCATGATGATGAGCGGTGGCATGATGGCAGATGCCGGCATGAACGCGGATCGCATCAAGATCCCCGGCTATGACAAGCCCGAAAAGTCCGATGAGCAGGTGAAGGCAGAGCGCCAGAAGCAGCTCGATGACCTCATGCAGGAGGCTGCCTACTACGGCATCCCTGAGAAGGAGCGCAAGGGCTATGCGAGCTATCGCGCGGGCCAGATGCGCAACTGGCTGCGTGCCGCCGAGATCGAATCGCCCGCGCCGCGTGGCCACTACCTTCGTGAGTTCGGTCAGAGCGATCGTGAGACGATTGAAAACGCGAACTACGATGCCTCTGTGCCGCAGGCCCTGGCCATGATGAACAGCCAGCTCCTGCCCGGCATTATGGAGCGCTATTCACAGCTCATGCTCGTGGTAAACAAGGCCCCTTACCCGGATGACAAAGTGGAAGCCGTGTACATGACCCTGCTTACCCGCAAGCCCACCCCGCGTGAGCTTGAGCTTTGGAACAAGGCCCAGAGCTCCGATGCAGGCCTGGACATTTCCGACCTGATCTACGCTTTGATCAATACCCAGCAGTTCATCTTCATTCAATAA
- a CDS encoding sulfatase-like hydrolase/transferase — translation MSTLRAVDNLPNIVLVMADDQGWGDMAYNGHPHLKTPNFDAMAKEGVRFDNFHAAAPVCSPTRGSVLTGRTPNRYGVFQWGWPLRPQELTLAEALKQADYRTGHFGKWHLGSVRKDQPTSPGAQGFDAWVSSPNFFDLDPILSERGKATQFQGDSSDITADLAIQFIKESVEKEQRFVAVVWFGSPHNPHKALKADRELYADLPKNAQDFYGEITAMDRAFGRIRDTLKELGLRKNTLLWYYSDNGALPKIGSTGGRRGNKGAVYEGGLAVPALLEWPAKFPEPKVITEPCVTSDIFPTLLDITDLEPDKSRPLDGVSLMPLLEGTVKKRSQPIGFWDSPIRGIGTPAKQWMEEQMAAEKEGREPTPEPQAFAEAGQIKEHFAPQKYPGHSAWLDGNWKLHRMEDPKTGAVSWELYDLANDPDESRVLLAEQPERVPQMQEALERWLESVAKSLNGGDYVDKP, via the coding sequence ATGTCCACGCTGCGTGCTGTGGATAATCTGCCCAACATCGTCCTCGTGATGGCCGATGACCAGGGGTGGGGAGACATGGCGTACAATGGGCACCCACACCTGAAGACGCCGAACTTCGATGCCATGGCGAAGGAGGGCGTACGCTTTGATAACTTCCATGCCGCTGCGCCCGTGTGCTCTCCCACGCGTGGCAGTGTGCTCACAGGTCGCACGCCGAATCGGTACGGTGTCTTCCAGTGGGGCTGGCCGCTGCGACCGCAGGAGCTCACACTCGCGGAAGCACTCAAGCAGGCGGACTACCGCACGGGACATTTCGGCAAGTGGCACCTCGGTTCTGTGCGCAAGGATCAGCCCACGAGCCCCGGTGCCCAGGGATTTGATGCGTGGGTGTCCTCGCCCAATTTCTTCGACCTCGATCCCATCCTGAGCGAGCGGGGCAAGGCCACGCAGTTCCAGGGAGACAGCTCGGACATCACTGCGGACCTCGCCATCCAGTTCATCAAGGAAAGCGTGGAGAAGGAGCAGCGCTTCGTGGCCGTGGTGTGGTTCGGCTCACCACACAATCCCCACAAGGCCCTCAAGGCAGACCGCGAGCTGTATGCGGATCTGCCCAAGAACGCGCAGGACTTCTACGGGGAAATCACCGCCATGGATCGTGCCTTCGGCCGCATCCGCGACACGTTGAAGGAGCTTGGTCTGCGGAAGAACACGCTGCTCTGGTACTACAGCGACAACGGTGCGCTGCCGAAGATTGGCTCCACCGGTGGACGGCGTGGCAACAAGGGCGCCGTGTACGAAGGCGGTCTCGCCGTGCCTGCTTTGCTGGAATGGCCCGCAAAGTTTCCCGAGCCCAAGGTGATCACCGAACCCTGCGTGACCAGCGATATTTTCCCCACGCTGCTGGATATCACCGACCTGGAGCCTGACAAATCGCGCCCGCTCGACGGAGTCAGCCTCATGCCACTGCTGGAGGGGACGGTAAAGAAGCGCAGCCAGCCCATCGGCTTCTGGGATTCTCCGATCAGAGGCATCGGCACACCGGCAAAGCAATGGATGGAGGAGCAGATGGCCGCCGAGAAAGAAGGTCGCGAGCCCACTCCCGAGCCACAGGCGTTCGCAGAGGCGGGACAAATCAAAGAGCACTTTGCACCGCAGAAGTATCCCGGGCATTCCGCATGGCTGGATGGAAACTGGAAGTTGCACCGCATGGAGGACCCCAAGACCGGCGCGGTCAGCTGGGAGCTGTATGACCTGGCAAATGACCCTGATGAAAGTCGCGTGCTGCTGGCCGAACAACCCGAGCGAGTGCCGCAGATGCAGGAGGCGCTGGAGCGCTGGCTGGAGTCCGTGGCAAAAAGCCTGAACGGTGGCGACTACGTGGACAAACCCTGA
- a CDS encoding exodeoxyribonuclease III: MKFTSFNVNGVRAAMDKGLRDYLTSCDADVICLQEVKALQDQADLTFLKDYEVLWNPAVKKGYSGTAVLTRISPKTHVLGVGMPEHDNEGRVITAEFPDFYLVNVYTPNAQEQLKRLPYRLKWDADFRTYLKRLEQTKPVFSCGDFNVAHEEIDIARPKENRKNPGFSDEERASFSELLNAGFIDTFRELEKGAHHYSWWSYRANARANNVGWRIDYWLMSQALRSKLKAARIRPDIYGSDHCPVELEIG, encoded by the coding sequence ATGAAATTCACCTCCTTTAACGTGAACGGTGTGCGCGCGGCGATGGACAAGGGTCTCCGTGACTACCTGACCTCTTGCGACGCCGATGTGATCTGCCTTCAGGAGGTGAAGGCCCTGCAGGATCAAGCCGATCTCACCTTCCTCAAGGACTACGAGGTGCTCTGGAATCCCGCCGTGAAGAAAGGCTACTCCGGCACGGCGGTGCTGACACGCATTTCTCCGAAGACGCACGTGCTCGGCGTGGGCATGCCCGAGCATGACAACGAGGGCCGCGTGATCACGGCAGAGTTCCCCGACTTCTACCTCGTGAACGTCTACACGCCGAATGCGCAGGAGCAGCTCAAGCGCCTGCCCTACCGCCTGAAATGGGACGCGGACTTCCGCACCTACCTGAAGCGTCTGGAGCAGACCAAGCCCGTATTCTCCTGCGGTGACTTCAACGTGGCGCATGAAGAGATCGATATCGCACGCCCGAAGGAGAACCGGAAGAACCCCGGCTTCAGCGATGAAGAACGCGCGAGCTTCAGCGAGCTGCTCAACGCCGGCTTCATCGACACCTTCCGTGAGCTGGAGAAAGGTGCGCACCACTATTCCTGGTGGAGCTACCGCGCCAATGCCCGCGCCAACAACGTGGGCTGGAGAATCGACTACTGGCTCATGTCCCAGGCCTTGCGTTCCAAGCTGAAGGCAGCACGCATCCGTCCAGACATCTACGGCTCGGACCATTGTCCGGTGGAGCTGGAGATTGGGTGA
- a CDS encoding type II toxin-antitoxin system VapC family toxin, whose translation MDLPDVNPLIYAADKSSPLHAPARSWLHSLLNGQQPFGVSELVLQATVRILTNPRIYVTPFSLDKALAFVESVRGAPTARVLVPGRSHWGIFVNQMRAISARGNDVTDAYHAAVAIEHGCEFLTFDTGFARFPALKWRRPF comes from the coding sequence ATGGACCTGCCCGACGTTAATCCGCTGATCTACGCTGCCGACAAATCGTCGCCTTTGCATGCGCCAGCGCGGTCATGGTTACATTCGCTTCTCAACGGTCAGCAACCGTTCGGTGTCAGCGAACTGGTTCTTCAGGCAACCGTCCGCATATTGACCAACCCACGAATTTACGTCACACCGTTTAGCCTGGATAAAGCTCTGGCTTTTGTGGAGAGCGTGCGCGGTGCTCCAACCGCCAGAGTGCTTGTCCCTGGTCGCTCACACTGGGGGATTTTCGTGAATCAAATGCGGGCCATTTCTGCGAGAGGCAATGATGTTACCGATGCCTATCACGCAGCAGTGGCGATTGAGCATGGGTGTGAGTTTCTGACATTCGATACTGGGTTCGCGCGGTTTCCCGCCCTGAAGTGGCGCAGGCCTTTTTGA
- a CDS encoding DUF2191 domain-containing protein, whose protein sequence is MQTTLRFDDALMRRAKAAAAAEGNSLTAYIADAVRAKLAGGSTPVRRKKVSFPVGDTGGLLPGVPPIHDSRALNDYLDEVDGPARR, encoded by the coding sequence ATGCAAACCACACTTCGCTTCGACGATGCACTGATGCGTCGCGCCAAAGCGGCCGCAGCGGCGGAGGGAAACAGTCTCACGGCGTACATTGCAGATGCTGTGCGCGCAAAACTTGCTGGTGGGTCCACGCCCGTGAGGCGGAAGAAGGTCAGTTTCCCAGTTGGCGATACGGGAGGTCTCCTTCCCGGCGTGCCTCCCATTCATGACAGTCGTGCGCTGAACGATTACCTCGACGAAGTGGATGGACCTGCCCGACGTTAA